The Spinacia oleracea cultivar Varoflay chromosome 2, BTI_SOV_V1, whole genome shotgun sequence DNA segment GCGAAATCCCTAGGCTTATACCCAACAACACCAAGAATCACATGGTTAAAATGATCCCTGGGATGAACCCTAGAAACATACCCCAACTTCATCATATCAGCACTAGCCAAAAGCGCCTGAGCGGTCCACTTAGCCATCTTGTTAGCATTGTTCTTCAACTCAGTAGCCAAAACAGCACCTCTTTGAGTCTCTAATTTCTGCCTCCAGTCAACCCCAGAATACTTAGGATCAAACTCATTCAAAGCATTAAGTGTCAAAAATTGCCTCTGATTATTACTATCAAGCACACTCTGCAACTCACACCTAGCAACCAAATACATGTCAGAATCAAGCTTCCACCTCCTATACCTATACCCAGCAGAAGCAACCTCTTCTCCTTCATTGGCAAACGGGTTTGGCTCCTCAAAGCTCACCTTCTTCCCATCCCTTGTCAAAACCTGCTGGGAAAAGTTCTGGTTAATGTAAGCAGCTTCAACACTCAATGAATGAGCAGAATTGATGTCTTCTTTGGATTCTGGTAGTGGTTCCTGTGAAGTTTCATGGACAGAGAGCAAGTCTAATTGAGACCCATCTCTCTTATCAAAGAAGAGCTTATTCCCAACCCTCTGAACCACAATGTCCCAGCTGTAAACACTTCTGGGCGAGCACATAAGTGTCGATAAAATAGCGTCGGTGGCAAAAACGGTGGCCTTATCCTCATTGGCCAACCTCCTAATCACGGGGTCGTCAGTGGTGGTGACCTTGAAGAAGTTCCTGTTCTTGAACCTCTCCAGTCTACGCTCATTCTTCGGGGTGAGACGGTCGTAGGTTCGGTCGTACGATTCAAGGGCACCGCAGAATAGAAGATCCTCAGGTTCGGGAACAGTGAAGGACAGCTTCGAGAAGGTGGAGAACGGGATCTGCTCAAGCATGTTCCACTCAGGCTGGATTTCGACAGAGGATTTGAAGACGGCGGCTTCACGGCGTTGATGAGCGCCTCCACCAGTACGGTGGTTGTTGTGGTAGTGGCGGTCACGACGAGCTCGCTCCTTCTCCGCTTCACGCTTACGAGCTTCGACCTCCTCATCGCGACGCTGAGGGAGGTGTCGCGcagggttgttgtggtggtggtggaatcGCCATTTAGGGCCGAATTTAGGGCGAGGAGGAGGTTTACCATCGACAAGACGGAAAGAGGCGTCTTCATCGGCTGCGAGTGTGGCGGCGAATGAATCGTCGCCGGAGAAATCGAAGACGGAGTCGTTAGGGTTGTTTCGTCGGTTGTTGGGGTTATTCAGGTTCCGAGTCCAATCGGCGATTCGGCCGAGCTTGTCGGAGCGAGAAAAGGGGGCGAAGGGGACATTGGTGGGGACGTTGGTCGTTGCGGCGGCGGTAAGAGGCAGAGATGGGGTTGCGGCGGTGGTTGTGGTGGTTTCCAGAGGACCCCAACCATCTGAATTGAAGGGAACGAATCCGATTTCCATCATTGTTGTTGCAGAAGATGAGATTGAGAGGAAGGAGGAGGTAGACTGAAGAGGTATAAGAGAGGAGAGACAAACCCTAGAATAGTAGAATGAATTCGAGAGTGATGCTGCGTTATGCTTTTCACTCTGATTGGGCCGGTTTTTTTTACGAATCAACTCGGATTGATTCTTTGCCTATATTTTACTAGTTTTATTAATCGTTAACTGCTGTACCCGGatacagccagctctggctaTACCACCCAAAAACGAaacgctcatattgtttgttcattcttgtcgactgtttgttcttttttattgtactgtttgttatttcttgttgtactgtttgttctttcatgttgttttttaaattcatcatcaaattttcataattgttgtattttttgttctttcttctggaattttatgttcttttttttattgtttgttctttcttgtttatttgtttgtttataataatcatatggtaaTGTTCAAAATTAAACTCtccattaatcttttattctttctttttgtattgtttgttctttcttgttgtactgtttgttctttcttgttgttttttaaattcattcgtcaaacttattgttgtattgtttgttctttcatgttggctttaaaattcatcataaaattattctttgttgtattgtttgttcttttttctggaattttatgttcttttttatattgtttgttcttttttgttgaattatttgttctttcttgtttatttgattgttcacaataaatatatggttaatgttcataatgaaattgttcacttcattggttttttatgtttttacaagcgcatatattgtttatttccaaataaataaataaatgttcataaataaatgttcatttccaaaataataaatgttcattccaaataaataaataaatgttcattttcgaaatagtaaatgttcatttttgtagtttatttccaaagaaataaataaatgttcatttacaaaatagtaaatgttcattccaaataaataaataaatgttcatttccgaaatagtaaatgttcatttttgtaccagtatattaatgttcattttaaacaacacaaaacgacatcgttttggatgggggtacaaccagctttggctgtacccgggtatagccagctttggctgtacccgggtatagccaaaaatttgcgctaGTTTTATATGCACATGATGCGTGTGAATATAAGAAACAAATTtgtgttattatatttaaatctgatattccagtaggaacacacacaagagggggggtgaattgtaattcaaACTTTGATAGAGTTTCTTTCGAAACCAAGGAACAATAAGGAAACTGAGAGCAAGAAAGATTTAAAATAACAAATGTGcgaacttcttgacactaatcaagaagagaatttcttttattatggtaatgcctcgattacaataactctccaacacaagtttctctctaacttgtgttcctcacagtaatctactcagATTACAACTCTATCTTTTtcctctctctcagacttaaactctaagtctttacaggataactctatcctcactaatacaaaatacaattcgtgtttagataactctagatattaatgatgctttgatataaatataaggaactgaggaactttgaattaactaggacacaaactgttttagaaaatctttgataataagtttttaggaaagcaaaaactcttagaatgtttgtgtatttTTCCAGAAAATGTATTTGCCCTTTTATAGGTTTAtccctagggttagttcccttcaaaacctcaactgctaactaccagcactttggtcttcacgtcccttgacttgaggaacaaggggaagaccacttcccacgttttaGCTACAAAGCAGTTAGTGgcttgactcaatcaaaccctaaaagatttcccttaaaacagattttatttatttacaaaaactaaggagaatttttaggaaaataagttttaataaattaaaacgtgattctattttttaaaaacttatttttatttaattacttgttttccataaaaatataTTCCAGTAAAATAAGTGGCCCTAATTAAAtcacaagttccttgagtaccctatataccttaagcataattaatatttacataaaattctaagtacagtagactacctagacttttatgtcttcctttgtctggaacttgcaactcagaagcttcagacgttctaGCTCTGGAAcaatgatgagttcctctctggctataaaaaggaactcgtggccatgagtctgtaattGTTCTTGTGGGCATGTaaaactcttgatatgtaaaatgtgttgctcctcttatgacttcaaactggaacagatacaacttccagctcaggaactccAGTGGTTGTTTCAAGTGTAAAACCAGGAACTTCaacatctgattcaagttcctatcctaataggaaCTTAGGCACTTACCTGTCTAAAGTCATTAGCAATcacaatcaggaagtttgcaatatgtgtgtgtgtcatcaaccaaaacctaggaacaacaaaatctgaaataacatgtaaaaaatataatataaatgcgatacgtgcgaatataagaaacatataagtTAAATAGAGCCGAACGCATATAAACAGATGGATTAAAAcggtaagaatttatttaagggctagattgattaaaatactTCTTAGGGTTTTTTTATTGGGTAAGTTGTCATTATATTTTCTGTTCTATAAGTGTGGATGGTATTTCAGTAATCCAagagggacaccaaaagtggatttactaaaataactttagttgttcacttatataatagagattttaATTCTCTAGACTTATTTTAGacaatataagttcagatattTCAACCAATTGTGCGTTTAATTCAACTTTGAAATgaatatttcttttattttatttgatacATAATGTCGGGAaggtaataaaatatacttatttttTTCCTATATTCAGAGCAAGCACAACAATTGTCATGGTTACGcttactctgagggggctagttgtacggggtgtcctaccggcTTCCGTAAGCAATATCTTCTAACAGCTAAGTCGGTTAATAAAGGAAATTGAGTCTTACCAGCATAATTCCATACATCCTACCGACATAAATCACTTGCCACGAGAGCAAGGATGGCCAAGAGGTGATCACTATCTGACAAGTCATTGTCCTGTGAGGAAGAGGCTACTCGACCGTACAAGGCAGTTTGTTTATATAAGGGGGACCTTATTTATTGATACCAGGTACGAAATACTTAAACACACACCTTACTTACTACTTAGTTAACTCTTAACTACATTCaatattttaatcaagcatcggagggggatcctcgaaccacccccgaggctagttaatccattATGTTGTACAGATTCCAATTAGCGATCCTAGCAGAAGTTCATAATCGCGCAGTCAGTCGTTCTCACTCCACACCCGGAGCACCTACAGTAAATGTATGAGCAGTACAACAATTTTTGGATGTACCTTTCACAATTTTTATTGTTTGATTCATCTAAGAAATAAAATTCCAGCGAGCTTAGAATTTTTTATAGCTCAAGCAATATCGAGTTTTCCAGCCTGATTATGAAGCTCGCGAGTTAAATATGGAGTATGTAATTGTCTTATGGTCCTTATGGATGCTTCGATCgaaataatattgagtttaggAATTAGCACCCTTATCCAACAAGGGTCAGAGAGAGCATGGAAGAGCTCAAAAACTTTACCCATGAAGCACTTGCACTGAAAACATATTATACgtccaaacacaattttagGCTAGGGAGATAAGAAAAATCACTGTAACCTAACTTATTTTGTCTAGCAGTGTCAAGTATTGTACTCATACTCTCCTGATCGATGGAGCgtagaaaaaaaatacaagaagTGGAAGCTATTGGGTTAGTCTTGATGCTTGACTCAACTATGATTGCGGACCAAGGAAAAACGAATAGTttctgttccggtgttgaagtggatgaaataatgggcttcgaatgaaggccctttttgtgtgtgttgaagatcttgctagctcgaatgtgatgtgtccaaatcaacctgcacaataaacaagttactagcctcgggggtgtttccgaggaaagcccatccgatgcctaagtaagaacgatgctcggattctagagagagaagttctctagaagagtagtcttaaggcgtgaaatggacgtaccttggtaagTGAGCCATGACAGCttatttatattgtttgtacaataaatgcccttaggttatttattgcaagtgggccttgggccttgattggcggctgaatagccttttggactgtagtgggtttgatgttgttgctgtgagcccttgggctttggacttaatggcccaattgatattcaattgggagcccaaacaacattccCCCCAGACCCGGCCCATTTGCAtttaatgggtgggtttccaactGTGGGAAGTCCAAAGGTCTTCTCTTTTTTCGAAAGGAAGCTGATGCGGGTTCGCGGATGAG contains these protein-coding regions:
- the LOC110803180 gene encoding eukaryotic translation initiation factor 3 subunit D, coding for MMEIGFVPFNSDGWGPLETTTTTAATPSLPLTAAATTNVPTNVPFAPFSRSDKLGRIADWTRNLNNPNNRRNNPNDSVFDFSGDDSFAATLAADEDASFRLVDGKPPPRPKFGPKWRFHHHHNNPARHLPQRRDEEVEARKREAEKERARRDRHYHNNHRTGGGAHQRREAAVFKSSVEIQPEWNMLEQIPFSTFSKLSFTVPEPEDLLFCGALESYDRTYDRLTPKNERRLERFKNRNFFKVTTTDDPVIRRLANEDKATVFATDAILSTLMCSPRSVYSWDIVVQRVGNKLFFDKRDGSQLDLLSVHETSQEPLPESKEDINSAHSLSVEAAYINQNFSQQVLTRDGKKVSFEEPNPFANEGEEVASAGYRYRRWKLDSDMYLVARCELQSVLDSNNQRQFLTLNALNEFDPKYSGVDWRQKLETQRGAVLATELKNNANKMAKWTAQALLASADMMKLGYVSRVHPRDHFNHVILGVVGYKPRDFASQINLNLNNMWGIVKSIVDLCMKLGEGKYVLVKDPSKPQVRIYEVPADAFENDYVEEPLPEDEQAQPPTEDAANGISSEISVAATDVEDKEITAVP